One genomic window of Hippocampus zosterae strain Florida chromosome 12, ASM2543408v3, whole genome shotgun sequence includes the following:
- the rapgef4a gene encoding rap guanine nucleotide exchange factor 4 isoform X2, with amino-acid sequence MAGVLAPPYGVMEAGADGTPDKENISNNSCASPTENPQKVPSGKILRAGKVLRNAILSRAPHMIRDRKYHLKTYRQCCVGTEMVDWQMQHSSCVHSRLQAVAMWQVLLEEGVLCHVDREPSFQDKYLFYRFLDDEEEETSLPDEEERRRSQEELQDTLVLLSQMGPDAYMRMILRKRPSERTENDLEIIWEELLHIKALAHLSTTVKRELMGVLIFESHAKAGTVLFSQGEEGTSWYIILKGSVNVVIYGKGVVCTLHEGDDFGKLALVNDAPRAASIVLREDNCHFLRVDKEDFNRILRDVEANTVRLKEHGQDVLVLEKSLSSCRSDNHGASTSHYKYKVMSGTPEKILEHLLEMMRMDSQFSASDAALDDFVLMHCVFMPNIQLCPVLMAHYHAQASPGSEQEKLDYALNNKRRVIRLVTHWAALHGDHLQEEDTSVVFLEDFLAAVSNDAESLPPLSEQLPELEKIVKHNTDDARSSHRKHIVLLEQFNRGDDEMQKCQPIKSNDEILFKVFCCDHAYITIRALVSASVGEVLHAVADKMGSVEDLLLVHLSSAGDKVVFEHTDVSVFSTLTINGRLFACFKDQLDSLTPLPEQEGPSSGSLSSFEWMSTKDVAYHLTRYDWELFNCVHELELIYHIFGRQNVKKSTVNLDLFLKRFNEIQFWVITEVCLCPQLSKRVQLLKKFIKIASHCKEHRNLNAFFAIVMGLSNPAVSRLNQTWEKLPSKFKKFYREFENLMDPCRNHRVYRLMVAKLEPPIIPFMPLLIKDMTFTHEGNKTFIENLVNFEKMRMIANTVKIVRYCRSQPFSPESPVVNKSHPDVRRYVRRFSVIDNQRTLTRLSHGLEPRRS; translated from the exons GAACGCCGGACAAAGAGAACATAAGTAACAACTCGTGTGCTTCTCCAACCGAAAATCCCCAAAAG GTGCCTTCTGGAAAGATCCTGCGCGCGGGGAAGGTTCTCCGTAACGCCATCCTCTCCAGAGCGCCTCATATGATCCGAGACAGAAAGTACCATCTGAAAACATACAG GCAGTGTTGCGTGGGAACAGAGATGGTCGACTGGCAGATGCAGCACAGCTCCTGTGTGCACTCTCGCCTTCAAGCTGTGGCCATGTGGCAGGTGCTTCTGGAGGAAGGCGTTCTTTGCCACG TGGACCGGGAGCCAAGCTTCCAGGACAAATACCTTTTCTACCGTTTCCTGGACGATGAAGAAGAGGAGACCTCTTTACCCGACGAGGAGGagaggaggcggagccaagaGGAGCTGCAGGATACTTTGGTACTCCTCTCGCAGATGGGGCCCGACGCCTACATGAGGATGATTCTGAGGAAACG GCCATCGGAGAGAACAGAAAACGATTTAGAGATCATTTGGGAGGAACTCCTCCACATCAAGGCCTTAGCGCACCTTTCCACCACT GTCAAGAGAGAACTGATGGGCGTGCTCATATTTGAGTCCCATGCCAAAGCAGGAACAGTGC TGTTCAGCCAAGGCGAAGAGGGCACCTCATGGTACATCATCCTAAAGGGCTCGGTCAACGTGGTCATCTATGGAAAA GGTGTTGTTTGTACACTTCATGAGGGAGATGACTTTGGGAAGCTAGCTCTTGTCAACGATGCCCCCCGCGCCGCTTCCATTGTCTTGAGAGAGGACAATTGTCACTTCCTGAGAGTGGACAAGGAGGACTTCAACAGGATTTTAAGG GACGTAGAAGCCAACACGGTGCGCCTGAAAGAGCACGGTCAAGACGTCCTGGTGTTAGAGAAGAGTCTCAGTAGCTGTCGATCCGACAACCACGGAGCCTCAACTTCCCATTACAA GTACAAGGTCATGTCAGGGACACCAGAGAAAATTTTGGAGCACCTGCTTGAGATGATGCGAATGGATTCTCAGTTTTCAGCATCAG ATGCTGCCTTAGATGATTTTGTGCTCATGCACTGCGTCTTCATGCCAAACATTCAACTTTGTCCAGTGTTGATGGCTCA CTACCATGCCCAGGCCTCACCGGGCTCCGAACAGGAGAAGCTGGACTATGCGCTCAACAACAAGCGTCGTGTAATCCGCCTGGTCACGCATTGGGCCGCCTTGCATGGTGATCATTTGCAAGAGGAAGACACCTCAGTGGTCTTCCTGGAG gacttTCTTGCGGCTGTATCTAATGACGCTGAATCACTTCCACCACTCAGTGAGCAACTACCTGAACTGGAAAAAATTGTCAAGCACAA CACTGATGATGCCAGAAGCTCACACAGAAAG CACATCGTCCTACTCGAGCAGTTCAATAGGGGAGATGACGAGATGCAAAAGTGTCAACCTATTAAGAGCAACGATGAAA TTCTGTTCAAAGTCTTTTGCTGTGACCACGCTTACATCACGATCCGAGCCCTTGTTTCCGCCTCGGTCGGGGAGGTCCTGCATGCCGTGGCCGACAAGATGGGCTCAGTGGAGGACCTCCTGTTGGTCCATCTCAGCTCGGCCGGAG ATAAAGTGGTGTTCGAACACACTGATGTGTCCGTGTTCTCTACTCTTACCATCAATGGGCGTCTCTTTGCCTGCTTCAAGGATCAACTGGATTCTTTG ACGCCCCTGCCGGAGCAGGAGGGTCCATCTTCAGGCTCTTTGTCGAGTTTTGAGTGGATGAGCACCAAGGATGTTGCTTACCATTTGACGCGATATGACTGGGAGCTGTTCAACTGTGTTCATGAG CTTGAACTAATCTACCACATCTTCGGGAGGCAAAACGTGAAGAAAAGCACAGTGAACCTGGACCTGTTCCTAAAGAGGTTCAATGAAATTCAGTTTTGGGTGATCACGGAGGTCTGCCTCTGCCCGCAGCTCAGTAAGCGGGTGCAGCTGCTCAAAAAGTTCATCAAGATTGCATCCCA CTGCAAGGAACACAGGAACTTGAATGCCTTCTTTGCTATTGTCATGGGGCTGAGCAACCCAGCGGTCAGCAGGCTGAATCAGACCTGGGAG AAACTTCCCAGCAAATTCAAGAAGTTCTATCGGGAATTTGAAAACTTGATG GACCCTTGCAGGAACCATCGAGTGTACCGACTGATGGTTGCCAAACTTGAACCTCCCATCATTCCTTTCATGCCGCTGTTGATCAAAG ATATGACATTCACTCATGAGGGCAACAAGACATTTATTGAAAATTTGgtcaattttgagaaaatg CGGATGATCGCAAATACAGTGAAGATTGTGAGGTATTGTAGGAGTCAGCCATTCA GTCCCGAGTCACCGGTGGTGAACAAGAGCCACCCCGACGTCCGGCGCTATGTGCGTCGTTTCAGCGTGATCGACAACCAAAGAACGCTGACCCGGCTCTCTCATGGACTCGAACCTCGCAGATCTTGA
- the rapgef4a gene encoding rap guanine nucleotide exchange factor 4 isoform X1, producing the protein MCGFVLRGNNLPPPKQAQKFHQRMAGVLAPPYGVMEAGADGTPDKENISNNSCASPTENPQKVPSGKILRAGKVLRNAILSRAPHMIRDRKYHLKTYRQCCVGTEMVDWQMQHSSCVHSRLQAVAMWQVLLEEGVLCHVDREPSFQDKYLFYRFLDDEEEETSLPDEEERRRSQEELQDTLVLLSQMGPDAYMRMILRKRPSERTENDLEIIWEELLHIKALAHLSTTVKRELMGVLIFESHAKAGTVLFSQGEEGTSWYIILKGSVNVVIYGKGVVCTLHEGDDFGKLALVNDAPRAASIVLREDNCHFLRVDKEDFNRILRDVEANTVRLKEHGQDVLVLEKSLSSCRSDNHGASTSHYKYKVMSGTPEKILEHLLEMMRMDSQFSASDAALDDFVLMHCVFMPNIQLCPVLMAHYHAQASPGSEQEKLDYALNNKRRVIRLVTHWAALHGDHLQEEDTSVVFLEDFLAAVSNDAESLPPLSEQLPELEKIVKHNTDDARSSHRKHIVLLEQFNRGDDEMQKCQPIKSNDEILFKVFCCDHAYITIRALVSASVGEVLHAVADKMGSVEDLLLVHLSSAGDKVVFEHTDVSVFSTLTINGRLFACFKDQLDSLTPLPEQEGPSSGSLSSFEWMSTKDVAYHLTRYDWELFNCVHELELIYHIFGRQNVKKSTVNLDLFLKRFNEIQFWVITEVCLCPQLSKRVQLLKKFIKIASHCKEHRNLNAFFAIVMGLSNPAVSRLNQTWEKLPSKFKKFYREFENLMDPCRNHRVYRLMVAKLEPPIIPFMPLLIKDMTFTHEGNKTFIENLVNFEKMRMIANTVKIVRYCRSQPFSPESPVVNKSHPDVRRYVRRFSVIDNQRTLTRLSHGLEPRRS; encoded by the exons GAACGCCGGACAAAGAGAACATAAGTAACAACTCGTGTGCTTCTCCAACCGAAAATCCCCAAAAG GTGCCTTCTGGAAAGATCCTGCGCGCGGGGAAGGTTCTCCGTAACGCCATCCTCTCCAGAGCGCCTCATATGATCCGAGACAGAAAGTACCATCTGAAAACATACAG GCAGTGTTGCGTGGGAACAGAGATGGTCGACTGGCAGATGCAGCACAGCTCCTGTGTGCACTCTCGCCTTCAAGCTGTGGCCATGTGGCAGGTGCTTCTGGAGGAAGGCGTTCTTTGCCACG TGGACCGGGAGCCAAGCTTCCAGGACAAATACCTTTTCTACCGTTTCCTGGACGATGAAGAAGAGGAGACCTCTTTACCCGACGAGGAGGagaggaggcggagccaagaGGAGCTGCAGGATACTTTGGTACTCCTCTCGCAGATGGGGCCCGACGCCTACATGAGGATGATTCTGAGGAAACG GCCATCGGAGAGAACAGAAAACGATTTAGAGATCATTTGGGAGGAACTCCTCCACATCAAGGCCTTAGCGCACCTTTCCACCACT GTCAAGAGAGAACTGATGGGCGTGCTCATATTTGAGTCCCATGCCAAAGCAGGAACAGTGC TGTTCAGCCAAGGCGAAGAGGGCACCTCATGGTACATCATCCTAAAGGGCTCGGTCAACGTGGTCATCTATGGAAAA GGTGTTGTTTGTACACTTCATGAGGGAGATGACTTTGGGAAGCTAGCTCTTGTCAACGATGCCCCCCGCGCCGCTTCCATTGTCTTGAGAGAGGACAATTGTCACTTCCTGAGAGTGGACAAGGAGGACTTCAACAGGATTTTAAGG GACGTAGAAGCCAACACGGTGCGCCTGAAAGAGCACGGTCAAGACGTCCTGGTGTTAGAGAAGAGTCTCAGTAGCTGTCGATCCGACAACCACGGAGCCTCAACTTCCCATTACAA GTACAAGGTCATGTCAGGGACACCAGAGAAAATTTTGGAGCACCTGCTTGAGATGATGCGAATGGATTCTCAGTTTTCAGCATCAG ATGCTGCCTTAGATGATTTTGTGCTCATGCACTGCGTCTTCATGCCAAACATTCAACTTTGTCCAGTGTTGATGGCTCA CTACCATGCCCAGGCCTCACCGGGCTCCGAACAGGAGAAGCTGGACTATGCGCTCAACAACAAGCGTCGTGTAATCCGCCTGGTCACGCATTGGGCCGCCTTGCATGGTGATCATTTGCAAGAGGAAGACACCTCAGTGGTCTTCCTGGAG gacttTCTTGCGGCTGTATCTAATGACGCTGAATCACTTCCACCACTCAGTGAGCAACTACCTGAACTGGAAAAAATTGTCAAGCACAA CACTGATGATGCCAGAAGCTCACACAGAAAG CACATCGTCCTACTCGAGCAGTTCAATAGGGGAGATGACGAGATGCAAAAGTGTCAACCTATTAAGAGCAACGATGAAA TTCTGTTCAAAGTCTTTTGCTGTGACCACGCTTACATCACGATCCGAGCCCTTGTTTCCGCCTCGGTCGGGGAGGTCCTGCATGCCGTGGCCGACAAGATGGGCTCAGTGGAGGACCTCCTGTTGGTCCATCTCAGCTCGGCCGGAG ATAAAGTGGTGTTCGAACACACTGATGTGTCCGTGTTCTCTACTCTTACCATCAATGGGCGTCTCTTTGCCTGCTTCAAGGATCAACTGGATTCTTTG ACGCCCCTGCCGGAGCAGGAGGGTCCATCTTCAGGCTCTTTGTCGAGTTTTGAGTGGATGAGCACCAAGGATGTTGCTTACCATTTGACGCGATATGACTGGGAGCTGTTCAACTGTGTTCATGAG CTTGAACTAATCTACCACATCTTCGGGAGGCAAAACGTGAAGAAAAGCACAGTGAACCTGGACCTGTTCCTAAAGAGGTTCAATGAAATTCAGTTTTGGGTGATCACGGAGGTCTGCCTCTGCCCGCAGCTCAGTAAGCGGGTGCAGCTGCTCAAAAAGTTCATCAAGATTGCATCCCA CTGCAAGGAACACAGGAACTTGAATGCCTTCTTTGCTATTGTCATGGGGCTGAGCAACCCAGCGGTCAGCAGGCTGAATCAGACCTGGGAG AAACTTCCCAGCAAATTCAAGAAGTTCTATCGGGAATTTGAAAACTTGATG GACCCTTGCAGGAACCATCGAGTGTACCGACTGATGGTTGCCAAACTTGAACCTCCCATCATTCCTTTCATGCCGCTGTTGATCAAAG ATATGACATTCACTCATGAGGGCAACAAGACATTTATTGAAAATTTGgtcaattttgagaaaatg CGGATGATCGCAAATACAGTGAAGATTGTGAGGTATTGTAGGAGTCAGCCATTCA GTCCCGAGTCACCGGTGGTGAACAAGAGCCACCCCGACGTCCGGCGCTATGTGCGTCGTTTCAGCGTGATCGACAACCAAAGAACGCTGACCCGGCTCTCTCATGGACTCGAACCTCGCAGATCTTGA
- the rapgef4a gene encoding rap guanine nucleotide exchange factor 4 isoform X3, with the protein MVDWQMQHSSCVHSRLQAVAMWQVLLEEGVLCHVDREPSFQDKYLFYRFLDDEEEETSLPDEEERRRSQEELQDTLVLLSQMGPDAYMRMILRKRPSERTENDLEIIWEELLHIKALAHLSTTVKRELMGVLIFESHAKAGTVLFSQGEEGTSWYIILKGSVNVVIYGKGVVCTLHEGDDFGKLALVNDAPRAASIVLREDNCHFLRVDKEDFNRILRDVEANTVRLKEHGQDVLVLEKSLSSCRSDNHGASTSHYKYKVMSGTPEKILEHLLEMMRMDSQFSASDAALDDFVLMHCVFMPNIQLCPVLMAHYHAQASPGSEQEKLDYALNNKRRVIRLVTHWAALHGDHLQEEDTSVVFLEDFLAAVSNDAESLPPLSEQLPELEKIVKHNTDDARSSHRKHIVLLEQFNRGDDEMQKCQPIKSNDEILFKVFCCDHAYITIRALVSASVGEVLHAVADKMGSVEDLLLVHLSSAGDKVVFEHTDVSVFSTLTINGRLFACFKDQLDSLTPLPEQEGPSSGSLSSFEWMSTKDVAYHLTRYDWELFNCVHELELIYHIFGRQNVKKSTVNLDLFLKRFNEIQFWVITEVCLCPQLSKRVQLLKKFIKIASHCKEHRNLNAFFAIVMGLSNPAVSRLNQTWEKLPSKFKKFYREFENLMDPCRNHRVYRLMVAKLEPPIIPFMPLLIKDMTFTHEGNKTFIENLVNFEKMRMIANTVKIVRYCRSQPFSPESPVVNKSHPDVRRYVRRFSVIDNQRTLTRLSHGLEPRRS; encoded by the exons ATGGTCGACTGGCAGATGCAGCACAGCTCCTGTGTGCACTCTCGCCTTCAAGCTGTGGCCATGTGGCAGGTGCTTCTGGAGGAAGGCGTTCTTTGCCACG TGGACCGGGAGCCAAGCTTCCAGGACAAATACCTTTTCTACCGTTTCCTGGACGATGAAGAAGAGGAGACCTCTTTACCCGACGAGGAGGagaggaggcggagccaagaGGAGCTGCAGGATACTTTGGTACTCCTCTCGCAGATGGGGCCCGACGCCTACATGAGGATGATTCTGAGGAAACG GCCATCGGAGAGAACAGAAAACGATTTAGAGATCATTTGGGAGGAACTCCTCCACATCAAGGCCTTAGCGCACCTTTCCACCACT GTCAAGAGAGAACTGATGGGCGTGCTCATATTTGAGTCCCATGCCAAAGCAGGAACAGTGC TGTTCAGCCAAGGCGAAGAGGGCACCTCATGGTACATCATCCTAAAGGGCTCGGTCAACGTGGTCATCTATGGAAAA GGTGTTGTTTGTACACTTCATGAGGGAGATGACTTTGGGAAGCTAGCTCTTGTCAACGATGCCCCCCGCGCCGCTTCCATTGTCTTGAGAGAGGACAATTGTCACTTCCTGAGAGTGGACAAGGAGGACTTCAACAGGATTTTAAGG GACGTAGAAGCCAACACGGTGCGCCTGAAAGAGCACGGTCAAGACGTCCTGGTGTTAGAGAAGAGTCTCAGTAGCTGTCGATCCGACAACCACGGAGCCTCAACTTCCCATTACAA GTACAAGGTCATGTCAGGGACACCAGAGAAAATTTTGGAGCACCTGCTTGAGATGATGCGAATGGATTCTCAGTTTTCAGCATCAG ATGCTGCCTTAGATGATTTTGTGCTCATGCACTGCGTCTTCATGCCAAACATTCAACTTTGTCCAGTGTTGATGGCTCA CTACCATGCCCAGGCCTCACCGGGCTCCGAACAGGAGAAGCTGGACTATGCGCTCAACAACAAGCGTCGTGTAATCCGCCTGGTCACGCATTGGGCCGCCTTGCATGGTGATCATTTGCAAGAGGAAGACACCTCAGTGGTCTTCCTGGAG gacttTCTTGCGGCTGTATCTAATGACGCTGAATCACTTCCACCACTCAGTGAGCAACTACCTGAACTGGAAAAAATTGTCAAGCACAA CACTGATGATGCCAGAAGCTCACACAGAAAG CACATCGTCCTACTCGAGCAGTTCAATAGGGGAGATGACGAGATGCAAAAGTGTCAACCTATTAAGAGCAACGATGAAA TTCTGTTCAAAGTCTTTTGCTGTGACCACGCTTACATCACGATCCGAGCCCTTGTTTCCGCCTCGGTCGGGGAGGTCCTGCATGCCGTGGCCGACAAGATGGGCTCAGTGGAGGACCTCCTGTTGGTCCATCTCAGCTCGGCCGGAG ATAAAGTGGTGTTCGAACACACTGATGTGTCCGTGTTCTCTACTCTTACCATCAATGGGCGTCTCTTTGCCTGCTTCAAGGATCAACTGGATTCTTTG ACGCCCCTGCCGGAGCAGGAGGGTCCATCTTCAGGCTCTTTGTCGAGTTTTGAGTGGATGAGCACCAAGGATGTTGCTTACCATTTGACGCGATATGACTGGGAGCTGTTCAACTGTGTTCATGAG CTTGAACTAATCTACCACATCTTCGGGAGGCAAAACGTGAAGAAAAGCACAGTGAACCTGGACCTGTTCCTAAAGAGGTTCAATGAAATTCAGTTTTGGGTGATCACGGAGGTCTGCCTCTGCCCGCAGCTCAGTAAGCGGGTGCAGCTGCTCAAAAAGTTCATCAAGATTGCATCCCA CTGCAAGGAACACAGGAACTTGAATGCCTTCTTTGCTATTGTCATGGGGCTGAGCAACCCAGCGGTCAGCAGGCTGAATCAGACCTGGGAG AAACTTCCCAGCAAATTCAAGAAGTTCTATCGGGAATTTGAAAACTTGATG GACCCTTGCAGGAACCATCGAGTGTACCGACTGATGGTTGCCAAACTTGAACCTCCCATCATTCCTTTCATGCCGCTGTTGATCAAAG ATATGACATTCACTCATGAGGGCAACAAGACATTTATTGAAAATTTGgtcaattttgagaaaatg CGGATGATCGCAAATACAGTGAAGATTGTGAGGTATTGTAGGAGTCAGCCATTCA GTCCCGAGTCACCGGTGGTGAACAAGAGCCACCCCGACGTCCGGCGCTATGTGCGTCGTTTCAGCGTGATCGACAACCAAAGAACGCTGACCCGGCTCTCTCATGGACTCGAACCTCGCAGATCTTGA